The stretch of DNA GGCCGGGCCGCCGAGGCGCTGCGGGCCGCCGAGGACGCCCTCTGGGTGGCCGAGGAGACCGAAGACCTGGCGGGCTACCGGGGCGAGCTCCACCGCTTCGCCCGGGAGGCTGCCTGGGCGGCGGGGCGACTGGAGGACGCGGAGCGCCACGCCCTGGCCCTGGCGGAGGCGGTGGCCACCGAGGCTCCCTACTCCGCCGCCCACGCCGACGCCCTGCTGCGGCTGGGCCTCGTCCAGGCCCGCCGGGAGCGCTACGGCCAGGCCGTGCCCGCCCTGGAGGAGGCGGCGGAGATGCTCGCCAACCTGGAGCTCGGCCCGCCGGAGATCCAGGCCCTGGCGAGCCTCGGGGCGGTGCTGGAGAACGCCGCCGAGTACGACCGGGCCCTGGACGCCTTCGGGGCCGCTGCCGAGCGGAGCCGCGAGCTGGGGCAGGGCGAGCTCCTGGCCGCCCAGCACGCCAGCCTGGGCCGGCTCTACGACCTGCGCCTCAACCGGTGGGCCCGGGCCAAGCAGAGCTACGAGAAGGCCCTGGAGCTCTATGACGCCGCGGGCGAGCTCCACGGGGTCGTCCAGTCCCTGGTGGACGTGGGCCGGTGCGAGCGGTTCCTGGGGAACTTCCCCGCCGCCGAGGAGCGCTACGCCCTCGCCCTGGAGCTCCTGGAGGACGAGCCCGACCCGGTGCTCCGGGCCAAGGTGCGCATCGAGCAGGCCAACAACGCCTGGTTCCAGGCCCGGTACCAGGACGCCTTCGACCTCCAGCGCGAGGCCTACGCCCTGAGCCGGGAGAGCGGCTGGACCCTGGGGGAGGTGGTGAGTCTCAACACCTCGGGCCTCACCTGGTGGACCCTGGGGGACCACGACCGCGCCCTGCGGGAGCTCCACCGGGCGCTGGAGCGGGCCCGCTCCCTGGTGGCCCGGGAGGACGAGGTGGCCACCTCGCTCAACAACATCGGCCTCGTGTACCGGGAGATGGGCCGCTTCGCCCAGGCCCGGGAGGCCCTGGAGCAGGCCCTCGCCATCGACCGGCGCCTGGGTTCCCGCTGGGCGGTGGCCTACGACCTGCGAAACCTCGGGCTCACCCACCTGCGCCAGGGAGACGCCGCGGCAGCCCTGCCGCTCCTGCGGGAGGCCGCGGCCGAGGCGCAGGCCATCGGCGACCGGGTCAACGAAGCCAAGGCCTGGCTCGCGGTGGGGGAGGCCCTGGCCGCCGGGAACGCGACCGGGGAGGCGCGGGACGCCTTCGGGCGCGCCCTGGAGGCGGCCCGGGCCATGGTCCTGCGGGAGGTGGAGTGGCGGGCGCTGCACGGCCTGGGGCTCCTGGAGCGCTCGGGCGGCCGGCTGGAGGAGGCCCGAGGGGTCCTGGCCAAGGCGGTGGAGGTGGTGGAGGAGGTGCGCGCCGAGATCCGCCTGGAGCAGCTCCGTGACGGCTTCCTCACCGACAAGGTGGCGGTCTACGAGGCCCTGGTCGGGGTGCTCGTGGCCCTGGGGCAGCCCGCCGGGGCCTTCGAGGTGGCCGAGCGGTCCCGCTCGCGCAACTTCATCGACCTCCTGGGCAACCAGCGCCTCACCCTGCGGGGGGCCGTGGAGCAGGAGCTCTACGACCGCCAGGGCGTGCTCAAGGCCCGGCTCCACGAGCAGCTCGCCCTGGCCGCCCAGGCCCCCGAGGGCCCCGAGCGGGCGGCCTACGAGGCGGCGGCGCAGCGCCTGCGCGACGAGCACCGGGACCTGCTCCTGGAGATCCAGGCGCGCCACCCGGAGCTCGCCTCCCTGGTCTCCGTCCAGCCCCTGGGCGAAGGCGACGTCCGCGCCCTCCTGGAGCCCGGGGTCGCGCTGCTGGCCTACTACCTCCTGGAGGACGAGGTCCTGTGCTGGGTCCTGCGGCCCGAGGGCCTCGTCCTGGTGCGCACCCCGGGCCGGCGGGAGACCCTGGAGGAGGACGTGTTCGCCTTCCGGCGGCTCCTCCAGAACCTGGAGCCCCTGGACGCCCCCTCCCGGGCCCTCCACGCCCTCCTGGTGGAGCCCCTGGGACCTCACCTGGCTGGCGTAACCACCCTGGGGATCATCCCCCACGGGGCCCTCCACTACCTGGCCTTCGCCACCCTGGCCGGCCCCGAAGACCACGTGGCGGACCGCTGGCCCCTCTTCTACCTGCCCAGCGCCAGCGTGCTGCGCTACACCCTGGAGCGGCGCGACCCCGGCGCCAACCGGCGGGTGCTCGCCATCGGCAACCCGGATCTCGGCACCCCCGCCCTGGAGCTCCCCTTCGCCGAGCAGGAGGTGGGCACCATCCGCTGGAACTTCCCGGAGGTGACCGTGCTCACCGGCGAGCGGGCCACCGAGACCTGGGTGACCCGGCACCTGCGGGACTTCGGCATCCTCCACGTGGCCTCCCACGGGGAATTCGACCCGATCAACCCCCTCTTCTCGGCCCTCAAGCTCGTCCCCGACCCGGACAACGACGGAGACCTCCAGGCCGCGGAGGTCTTCGCCCTGGAGCTCCGGGCGGATCTCGTGGTGCTGAGCGCCTGCCAGACGGGACTGGGCGAGGTGACCCGGGGCGACGACGTCATCGGCCTCAACCGGGCCTTTTTCTACGCCGGCACCCACACCATCGTCTCGAGCCTGTGGCGGGTGAGCGACGTCTCCACCGCGGTCCTGATGAAGCACTTCTACCGGCGGTACGCCGAGGACAACAAGGCCGAGAGCCTGCGGTCGGCACTCCTGCACGTGCGGGCCCGCTACCCCCACCCGGGCTACTGGGGCGCCTTTACCCTCACGGGCGACTGGGAGTAGGAGCCTCCCGTATTGCCGAGCGCCGATCCGTGGTTATCGTGAGGGCGTATCGGGAAGGCGCAACGGGGGGAAGGAGGTGGCGCCATGATCCACAACGTGTGTTCGACGACCGATCGCGTGGTGCGGGTGGTGGTGGGGCTCGCGCTCCTGTCTCTGTGGTTCGTGCTGCCCGGAGCGGCGGCGTACCTGTCCCTGGTCGGGCTCGTGCCCATCGCCACGGCCGCCATCGGGTACTGCCCCATCAGCCAGTTCCTCGGGCTGAGCACCTGCACGATGAAGGAGATCCACACCTGAAGGTCGTGGAGGGGGACCTCCGCCGGGAGGGCCCCCTACGGACGGGGCGGTGGGCCGATGTGGCAGGGACGGGGAAGGGGGGGATGGGGCTCCGGGAAGGCGGGGGGGTGGCGTGACAAGGGGCCGGTTCGCGGCGTAGACAGGTACCCACAATCGACGAACGACGCCCGCCGGTGCCCGTGAGGGCTGAAAAGGGAAGTGGGGTGCGAAGCCCCCGCGGACCCGCCGCTGTAAGCGAGGACG from Thermodesulfobacteriota bacterium encodes:
- a CDS encoding DUF2892 domain-containing protein, translated to MIHNVCSTTDRVVRVVVGLALLSLWFVLPGAAAYLSLVGLVPIATAAIGYCPISQFLGLSTCTMKEIHT